A DNA window from Iodobacter ciconiae contains the following coding sequences:
- a CDS encoding restriction endonuclease subunit S: MSWPKVKLSSIAQVVTGSTPSKEDDSYFGGDIPFVTPGELDNGFVLNAKQTLTQKGANVSRLLPKNSVMVCCIGSLGKVGISGVPVVTNQQINSLILDENKADPMYVYFFCQTLKQTLVDMAPKTTVSIVNKSRFSDLEIPLPPLETQKQIAAVLEKADQLRKDCQQMEQELNKLAQAVFIDMFGDPATNPMGWPIKEIGDTFELLTDYHANGSYEVLQRNVELLNESNFALMVRTTDLEKNNFVDNVKYISEHAYNFLEKTKVYGGELLVNKIGSAGKIYLMPKLDRPVSLAMNQFMIRFKKNEAISVFIYHLLSTEFGAEEIKKRVNGAVTKTIRKDALREIALPIPPVDNQLKFCQFIDVLNVLKNNQRTISHEINEQFDALLKNAFNGELNLKAA, translated from the coding sequence GTGAGTTGGCCGAAAGTAAAGCTGTCTTCGATTGCGCAAGTCGTCACAGGTTCGACACCAAGTAAAGAAGATGATTCATATTTTGGTGGCGATATTCCTTTTGTAACTCCTGGTGAGCTAGACAATGGTTTTGTTTTAAATGCAAAGCAAACGCTGACTCAGAAAGGGGCTAACGTTTCACGACTCCTTCCTAAAAATTCTGTGATGGTGTGCTGCATTGGATCTCTTGGGAAAGTAGGAATTTCAGGAGTTCCTGTTGTTACAAATCAACAAATAAATAGCCTCATTCTTGATGAGAATAAAGCTGATCCAATGTATGTCTATTTTTTCTGCCAGACCTTAAAGCAAACTTTGGTAGATATGGCACCAAAAACAACTGTGTCGATAGTTAATAAATCAAGATTTTCTGATTTGGAAATTCCTCTCCCTCCGCTTGAAACCCAAAAGCAAATCGCGGCGGTGTTGGAGAAGGCGGATCAATTGCGTAAAGACTGCCAGCAAATGGAGCAAGAACTCAACAAGCTCGCGCAGGCAGTATTTATCGATATGTTTGGTGATCCAGCAACCAATCCGATGGGGTGGCCTATAAAAGAAATCGGAGATACCTTTGAATTACTAACAGATTACCATGCTAATGGAAGTTACGAAGTTCTACAGCGTAATGTTGAACTTCTAAATGAAAGTAATTTTGCATTGATGGTTAGAACTACTGACCTAGAGAAGAACAATTTTGTAGATAATGTCAAATATATTTCAGAGCATGCATATAACTTTCTTGAGAAAACAAAAGTTTATGGTGGTGAGCTTTTGGTAAATAAAATTGGTAGCGCGGGGAAAATATACCTTATGCCTAAGTTGGATAGGCCTGTTTCTTTAGCGATGAACCAATTTATGATTAGATTCAAAAAAAATGAGGCTATTTCTGTTTTTATATATCATCTATTAAGCACAGAGTTTGGTGCCGAAGAAATTAAAAAGCGCGTAAATGGAGCGGTAACAAAAACGATTAGGAAAGACGCTTTACGTGAAATAGCTCTACCAATTCCCCCTGTTGATAATCAACTAAAGTTTTGCCAGTTTATTGATGTATTAAATGTGCTTAAAAATAATCAAAGAACTATTTCGCATGAAATTAATGAGCAGTTCGATGCA
- a CDS encoding type I restriction-modification system subunit M: MLTGKIRNQVDQVWEMFWTGGVANPISVIEQISYLLFIRRLDELQRTAELKAKTIGEPLINPTFAADEQELRWSYFKDKDPDAMLDIVQNKVFPKIKTLQSQGSFAEHMKDAIFMIPSAKLLDQVVQLLNGIDMSDKDTKGDLYEYLLSKLQQSGVNGQFRTPRNIISMMVELMQPKINDTICDPASGTCGFLMASVDYVNQHHAKELSQAKNRQHFNSTMFSGFDFDRHMLRIGAMNMLLHGIENPTVHYRDSLQDHGSDNISEAYSLILANPPFKGSVDFDIVADDLLRALGKNPKAAKTKKSDTDDEGGKVKGPTEKSELLFLALILRMLKAGGRTAVIVPDGVLFGSTKSHLAIRKQIIDKQKLEAVISLPSGVFKPYAGVSTAILIFTKTNSGGTDWVWFYDMLADGYSLDDKRTPLFKEGETPTHEQSNIADIIRRFAYLSESPNPELLRKRTEQSFMVPLSDIVAQNYDLSLNRYKETVYAEVQYDAPKVILQRIKVLQEKMAEGIAELEDLL, from the coding sequence ATGTTAACCGGCAAAATTCGTAATCAAGTAGACCAAGTATGGGAAATGTTCTGGACTGGCGGTGTCGCCAATCCGATCTCGGTGATTGAGCAAATCTCTTACCTGCTGTTTATTCGTCGACTGGATGAATTGCAACGCACCGCTGAACTCAAGGCCAAAACCATCGGTGAGCCGCTGATTAACCCCACTTTTGCTGCCGATGAGCAAGAACTGCGCTGGTCTTACTTTAAAGACAAAGACCCCGATGCCATGCTCGACATCGTGCAGAACAAAGTTTTCCCCAAAATTAAAACGCTGCAAAGCCAAGGCAGCTTTGCCGAGCACATGAAAGATGCGATCTTTATGATCCCATCGGCCAAATTGCTCGACCAAGTGGTGCAATTGCTCAATGGCATCGACATGAGCGATAAAGACACCAAGGGTGATTTATACGAATACCTGTTGAGCAAATTGCAGCAATCGGGTGTTAACGGTCAGTTCCGTACGCCGCGCAATATCATCAGCATGATGGTCGAGCTGATGCAGCCTAAAATTAACGACACCATTTGCGATCCGGCATCGGGTACCTGCGGCTTTTTGATGGCCTCGGTCGATTATGTGAATCAACATCACGCCAAAGAGCTGAGCCAAGCCAAAAACCGCCAGCATTTTAATAGCACCATGTTTAGCGGTTTTGATTTCGATCGCCACATGCTGCGCATTGGCGCGATGAATATGCTGTTGCACGGCATTGAAAACCCGACCGTGCATTATCGCGATAGCTTGCAAGATCATGGTAGTGACAATATCAGCGAAGCCTACAGCCTGATTTTGGCGAATCCACCCTTTAAGGGTTCGGTCGATTTTGACATCGTCGCCGATGATTTGCTTCGCGCCTTGGGGAAAAATCCTAAGGCTGCGAAAACCAAAAAATCTGATACCGACGATGAAGGCGGCAAAGTTAAAGGCCCTACCGAAAAATCAGAATTGCTGTTTCTCGCGCTGATTTTACGCATGCTCAAAGCCGGTGGCCGCACCGCCGTGATTGTGCCGGACGGCGTACTGTTTGGCTCCACTAAATCGCATCTGGCGATTCGTAAACAAATCATCGACAAGCAAAAACTCGAAGCGGTGATCTCGCTGCCATCGGGGGTGTTCAAACCCTACGCGGGTGTCAGTACCGCGATTTTGATTTTCACCAAAACCAATTCGGGTGGCACCGATTGGGTGTGGTTCTACGATATGTTGGCCGATGGTTATTCACTCGATGATAAACGCACGCCGTTGTTTAAAGAGGGCGAAACGCCAACGCACGAGCAAAGCAATATTGCCGACATCATTCGCCGCTTTGCTTACCTGAGTGAGTCGCCGAATCCTGAGCTGCTGCGCAAACGAACCGAGCAAAGCTTTATGGTGCCGCTGAGCGATATCGTTGCGCAAAACTACGACCTGAGTCTGAACCGCTACAAAGAAACGGTGTACGCGGAAGTGCAATATGACGCGCCAAAAGTGATCTTGCAGCGCATTAAAGTCCTACAGGAAAAAATGGCGGAAGGGATTGCTGAGTTGGAGGACTTGCTGTGA